The following coding sequences are from one Seonamhaeicola sp. ML3 window:
- a CDS encoding sulfatase, translated as MKKRLLFICFTFTLVNTLLSQTQESPNVLVFYIDDLRAELGCYGSQTAITPNIDKLASEGIMFNKAYTQQAICAPSRMSTLTGLRPETLGIYSIFTPLRKIHKDVVTLPQLFKQNGYKTISTGKVYHHTIDDKESWSQLVVRPSKRYLKPENLKAIEALKAGGKKNPKGPAYEDADVEDEAYVDGEIANNAIKMLNKYKDDKFLLFVGFTKPHLPFIAPKKYWDMHDKSKFEIPSKEKPQNMYRLALSKWGELKGYHGIPKEDPLNDDITRTLIHGYHACVSYMDAQVGKVMQTLEELDLRKNTMIIFMSDHGYKIGEYGAWCKHSNVEIDVRVPLIVSRETNAKNRISGEVSNALVENVDIFSTLTEICGLESPKSDGKSLVPVLDNPDIKWDEVATSVFARGKNIMGCTATDGSWRYTEWRDSTTHEILGAELYAHKNSLLSFQNLSGKEEYKDVEKRMKALLESQFPRDAEPFLQNDQPRH; from the coding sequence ATGAAAAAACGATTACTATTTATTTGTTTCACTTTCACTCTAGTAAACACTCTTTTGTCTCAAACCCAAGAGTCGCCCAATGTTTTAGTGTTTTACATAGATGATTTAAGAGCTGAACTCGGTTGTTATGGGAGCCAAACGGCGATTACGCCTAATATTGATAAATTGGCTTCAGAAGGTATAATGTTCAATAAAGCGTATACCCAACAAGCCATTTGTGCACCTTCTAGAATGAGTACACTTACAGGTTTGCGTCCTGAAACTTTAGGAATTTATAGCATATTTACGCCATTACGAAAAATTCACAAAGATGTCGTTACCCTGCCTCAGCTTTTTAAACAAAATGGCTACAAAACTATAAGTACAGGAAAAGTATATCATCATACCATAGATGATAAAGAAAGTTGGTCTCAACTGGTTGTAAGACCATCTAAAAGATATTTGAAACCAGAAAATCTCAAGGCTATTGAAGCATTAAAAGCTGGAGGTAAAAAAAATCCAAAAGGGCCAGCTTATGAAGATGCAGACGTTGAAGATGAAGCCTATGTTGATGGAGAAATAGCTAATAATGCTATTAAAATGTTAAACAAATATAAAGATGATAAATTCTTATTGTTTGTAGGTTTTACAAAACCCCACTTACCTTTTATTGCACCAAAAAAATATTGGGATATGCATGATAAGAGCAAGTTTGAAATTCCTTCTAAGGAAAAACCACAAAACATGTACAGGTTAGCTTTAAGTAAATGGGGCGAGTTAAAAGGGTATCATGGCATACCAAAAGAGGACCCTTTAAATGATGATATAACCAGAACTTTAATCCATGGCTATCATGCTTGTGTAAGTTATATGGATGCTCAAGTGGGCAAGGTGATGCAAACCTTAGAGGAATTGGATTTACGCAAAAACACCATGATTATTTTTATGAGTGATCATGGTTATAAAATTGGAGAATACGGAGCCTGGTGTAAACACTCCAATGTTGAAATTGATGTGCGTGTCCCTTTAATTGTAAGCCGTGAGACCAATGCTAAAAATCGTATATCTGGAGAAGTGTCAAATGCATTGGTAGAAAACGTAGATATTTTTTCTACATTAACAGAAATCTGTGGATTAGAGAGTCCAAAATCTGATGGTAAAAGTTTAGTTCCTGTATTAGACAATCCAGATATAAAATGGGATGAGGTGGCAACAAGTGTCTTTGCTAGAGGCAAAAACATTATGGGGTGTACGGCTACAGATGGTAGTTGGCGTTATACCGAATGGAGAGATTCAACTACACATGAAATTCTGGGAGCTGAATTATACGCGCATAAAAACAGTTTATTATCATTTCAAAACCTCTCGGGTAAAGAAGAGTATAAAGATGTAGAGAAAAGAATGAAAGCACTTTTGGAATCTCAATTCCCCAGAGATGCTGAACCTTTTTTACAGAATGACCAACCGCGACACTAA
- a CDS encoding GntR family transcriptional regulator: MALLVLSKLKLDEAMLNYIRIDGDSMVPKYMQIINSIIDNVSIGNIKIGEKIPSINTLSQEFYLSRDTVERAYNILKKKNVVVSVRGRGTYIAEADLTRKLKILFLVNKLSPYKLKVYNAFSETMGEHCNVDIHSFHCDQTLFEELMDKYKSSYDYYVILPHFRTKNLCYLSSTSKVSSVINNIPKDKLVLLDNCNYQIKGDFISVYQDYENDIFTALETGHKKISNYQKLNLVCPRRTFYPYPTKILDGFRKFCAHNGFDFEIIEEVSSEFKVEKHNLYITIEENDLVNIMSQIKKCRHKLGADVGVISYNDTPLKQVLGISVFSLDFDDMGTQAAQMILENKKDKVKASFNFIDRESA, encoded by the coding sequence ATGGCTTTGTTAGTTTTGAGCAAACTAAAACTAGACGAAGCTATGTTAAACTACATTCGAATAGATGGTGATTCGATGGTCCCTAAGTACATGCAGATTATCAATTCCATTATTGATAATGTTTCTATTGGTAATATAAAAATAGGAGAGAAGATACCATCGATAAATACTTTAAGCCAAGAATTTTACTTATCTAGGGATACCGTTGAGAGAGCCTATAACATTTTAAAGAAAAAGAATGTGGTTGTCTCCGTTCGTGGTCGAGGAACATACATAGCTGAAGCTGATCTTACAAGAAAATTGAAAATTCTATTTCTTGTTAATAAATTGAGTCCCTACAAACTAAAAGTCTATAATGCATTCTCTGAAACAATGGGCGAGCACTGTAATGTAGATATACACAGTTTCCATTGCGACCAAACATTGTTTGAAGAGCTTATGGATAAGTATAAATCATCTTATGATTATTACGTGATTTTACCTCATTTTAGAACAAAGAATTTATGCTACTTGAGTTCCACTAGTAAAGTTTCTAGTGTTATTAACAATATTCCAAAAGATAAACTGGTTTTATTAGATAACTGTAATTACCAAATAAAAGGTGATTTTATTTCGGTTTATCAAGATTATGAAAATGATATTTTTACAGCCCTTGAAACAGGTCATAAAAAAATAAGTAACTACCAGAAACTAAACCTAGTTTGTCCAAGAAGGACATTCTATCCGTATCCAACAAAAATCCTAGATGGCTTTAGAAAGTTTTGCGCTCACAATGGTTTTGATTTTGAAATAATTGAAGAAGTTTCCAGTGAGTTTAAAGTCGAAAAGCACAACTTGTACATTACAATAGAAGAGAATGATTTGGTAAATATTATGTCTCAGATAAAGAAGTGTAGGCATAAATTAGGTGCTGATGTAGGTGTGATATCCTATAATGATACGCCATTAAAACAAGTATTGGGTATTAGTGTGTTTTCGTTAGATTTTGACGATATGGGAACGCAGGCAGCACAAATGATTTTAGAAAACAAGAAAGATAAGGTAAAAGCCTCTTTTAATTTTATTGATAGAGAATCTGCTTAG
- a CDS encoding two-component regulator propeller domain-containing protein, producing MGIRLYELEMRHRIFYWFFLFQIGFLQCQVGDFNFKNFNLSDGLSSSTVNDIKQDKVGQIWLATNNGLNKFNGEEVVVYRNTPEDKSTISSNDVRNILEDRDGNLWIGTYNGLNKYEPKQDKFKRYFKTSDKNSLSGDRIFTSFEMKNGNIWFGTEDGISIYMKKQDSFIRFLKNRKRPTLFSDIHVDKKNTVWLATFNGIIQVKRSKEGKFQPQTYRLKNLKKRFFIYKILELEPDVLALATKYHGFLLFDKRTKEFSCPEELNFFKNIEIKDLYKDEEQNLWLATTTGLFIVTPSKEIITVNSSIYEDIGSVKNHFKKIFKDKNGSIWLGTQDIGVMTWHRFNQNFKRFKNSSTFNNIANCIASDDEKNIYYGTEGGDLNKIDSSGVVTKVFDVQNQTKTIVYPIKTLYRDVDLLWIGVMKNGIKIYDLQSNKELKDYLSFEIRNYLKDVSVLDIKKGSGNSIWIATIGRGLVKYDTKQKEMKIFNSRQLRSSFTKVIYKDKKNLIVVGSDYLSFLEAKEKGDFKITNYPTIVDSSKLDLVSVYKDSRGVVWVGSRTRGLFKFTKDKKYESVIISAKNRIFTVNAILESENGLLWLSTDKGIVKYDPLKQESIVYNQQTIAQDNDFRVNAALKENNKFYFGAKQGVITFEPDNIVTLKNMPGVILSYLKIKNNEINALNKNESILKNISYSKEIILPHNNASFSINYAFPNYINPNNNQYAYRLKGLDNNWLYTKQTEAFYTLQNAGTYTFQVKAAGYDGVWNDKITELDITIKPAPWLTWWAYTIYFILFSSLVFGISWVVQSKSRLKDKLELELIAKRNNEELNKAKLQFFTNISHEFRTPLTLILGPLQNILNDYSGPKSIYKKLKIMDGSANHLLRLINRLMDFRKLESNQLKLEAAEGNIVKFLQEIFLSFTEYAKNGRYDYNFNTTHDEILVFFDRYKLERVFYNLISNAFKHTKNGGSININISKKEEGVVVEVQDSGPGIPDEYLDKIFDRFFEVSNNQEVSSAFKKGTGIGLSIARNIVKLHHGEILVKNIEPQGAVFTVSLKLGKKHLLEDEVIKNFKMSDDVSQYATQIRVSDIEIDNNPEDLLLEKKKYTILVAEDNTVLRSFIKEILKPKYNVILAENGKEALEKAIEFSPDLVISDVIMPEMVGTELCSKIKTTLATSHIPVILLTSRTSLVYKFEGLESGADDYISKPFNLKEFSLKIQNLLEFKSRLKDKFSSDSNLETLDISLTSLDEQLLEKAIEVVKANISNQDFNITHFSEELGVSRSMLFTKVKAWTNSTPNDFVREIRLNHAAKLLELSKFNVSEVAYEVGFKRPKYFSQCFQKKYGITPSEYTSKIVSEN from the coding sequence TTGGGCATTAGGTTATATGAGCTAGAAATGAGGCATAGGATATTTTATTGGTTTTTTTTATTTCAGATTGGGTTTTTACAATGTCAGGTTGGGGATTTTAATTTCAAAAATTTTAATCTGTCCGATGGTTTATCCAGTAGCACTGTAAATGATATAAAGCAAGATAAAGTTGGGCAAATTTGGTTAGCCACAAATAATGGATTAAATAAATTTAATGGAGAAGAAGTTGTTGTCTACAGAAACACTCCAGAAGATAAATCAACGATAAGTAGTAACGATGTTCGTAATATCCTAGAAGATAGGGATGGTAATTTATGGATAGGTACTTATAATGGTTTAAATAAATACGAACCCAAACAAGATAAATTTAAAAGATATTTCAAAACATCAGATAAAAATTCATTGAGTGGCGATAGGATTTTTACCAGTTTTGAAATGAAAAATGGAAATATATGGTTTGGCACAGAAGACGGTATTTCTATCTATATGAAGAAGCAAGACAGCTTTATTAGATTTCTGAAAAACAGAAAAAGGCCTACGTTATTTTCAGATATACATGTAGATAAGAAAAACACCGTTTGGTTGGCTACTTTTAATGGAATTATACAAGTAAAAAGGAGTAAAGAAGGAAAATTTCAGCCTCAAACATACCGCCTTAAAAATTTAAAAAAGCGATTTTTTATATATAAAATATTAGAGCTAGAACCAGATGTCTTAGCACTAGCCACAAAGTATCATGGGTTTTTATTATTCGATAAAAGAACAAAAGAATTCAGTTGTCCAGAAGAATTGAATTTTTTTAAAAATATAGAAATTAAAGATCTGTATAAAGATGAGGAACAAAATCTCTGGTTAGCTACAACTACTGGGCTTTTTATCGTAACACCCTCAAAAGAGATAATTACTGTTAACAGTAGTATTTATGAAGATATTGGAAGTGTAAAAAATCATTTCAAAAAGATATTTAAAGACAAGAATGGTTCTATTTGGCTAGGTACCCAAGATATTGGTGTTATGACTTGGCACAGATTTAATCAGAACTTTAAAAGATTTAAAAATTCCAGTACTTTCAATAACATTGCCAATTGTATAGCTTCAGATGATGAAAAGAATATTTACTATGGGACAGAGGGTGGAGATTTAAATAAAATTGATAGTAGTGGTGTAGTTACAAAAGTTTTCGATGTTCAAAATCAAACAAAAACAATAGTTTATCCCATCAAGACTTTATACAGAGATGTAGATTTACTCTGGATTGGAGTAATGAAAAATGGAATCAAGATTTATGATTTACAATCTAATAAAGAGCTCAAAGACTATCTTTCTTTTGAAATAAGAAATTATTTGAAGGATGTATCAGTTTTAGATATTAAAAAAGGGTCTGGTAATAGTATTTGGATAGCAACCATAGGCAGAGGTTTGGTTAAATATGATACCAAACAAAAAGAAATGAAGATTTTTAACTCACGTCAGTTAAGAAGTAGTTTCACTAAAGTTATATACAAAGACAAAAAAAATTTAATTGTAGTTGGTTCAGATTATCTAAGTTTTTTAGAAGCAAAGGAGAAGGGGGATTTTAAAATAACAAATTATCCAACTATTGTAGATTCCAGTAAGTTAGATCTAGTTTCAGTTTATAAAGATTCAAGAGGAGTGGTATGGGTAGGTTCTAGAACAAGAGGGCTTTTTAAATTTACAAAAGATAAGAAATATGAAAGTGTAATTATTTCTGCTAAAAATAGAATTTTTACAGTCAATGCAATTTTAGAGAGTGAGAACGGGTTACTTTGGTTAAGTACAGATAAAGGTATTGTAAAGTATGACCCTTTAAAACAAGAGAGCATAGTTTATAATCAACAAACCATAGCTCAGGATAACGATTTTAGAGTAAATGCTGCTCTCAAAGAAAACAACAAATTCTATTTTGGAGCTAAGCAAGGCGTAATAACTTTTGAACCAGATAACATTGTTACATTAAAAAATATGCCTGGTGTTATTCTATCTTACCTTAAGATAAAGAATAATGAAATTAACGCCCTAAATAAAAATGAAAGCATATTAAAAAATATAAGTTATTCAAAGGAAATTATATTACCCCACAATAATGCCAGTTTTTCTATAAACTATGCTTTTCCCAATTATATCAATCCCAATAATAATCAATATGCATACAGGCTGAAAGGTTTAGATAATAATTGGTTATATACTAAACAAACCGAAGCATTTTATACCTTACAAAATGCAGGAACTTATACGTTTCAAGTCAAAGCTGCAGGTTATGATGGCGTTTGGAATGATAAAATAACTGAGCTCGATATAACAATTAAACCTGCACCTTGGCTAACATGGTGGGCTTACACGATTTATTTTATTTTATTTTCTAGCTTAGTGTTCGGTATTTCTTGGGTTGTTCAATCAAAATCAAGACTTAAGGATAAACTAGAATTAGAGCTAATTGCAAAAAGGAATAATGAAGAGTTAAATAAAGCTAAACTCCAATTTTTCACAAATATTTCCCATGAGTTTAGAACACCATTAACTTTAATTCTAGGGCCACTACAAAATATTCTCAATGATTATTCAGGACCTAAATCTATTTACAAAAAGTTAAAAATAATGGATGGTAGCGCCAATCATTTACTAAGACTGATTAATAGATTAATGGATTTTAGGAAATTAGAAAGTAATCAGTTAAAATTAGAGGCTGCAGAAGGGAATATTGTTAAGTTTTTGCAGGAGATATTTTTATCTTTTACAGAGTATGCCAAAAATGGTAGGTATGATTATAATTTTAACACGACCCATGACGAAATTTTAGTTTTTTTCGATAGGTATAAATTAGAAAGGGTTTTCTATAATTTGATATCCAATGCCTTCAAGCATACAAAAAATGGAGGCAGTATTAATATAAATATCTCAAAAAAAGAAGAAGGAGTTGTTGTTGAAGTTCAAGATTCAGGACCAGGAATTCCTGATGAATATTTAGATAAAATTTTTGATCGTTTTTTTGAAGTTTCAAATAACCAAGAAGTCAGTTCTGCTTTTAAAAAAGGTACAGGTATAGGTTTATCAATTGCTAGAAATATAGTTAAGCTTCATCACGGTGAAATATTAGTTAAAAACATTGAGCCTCAAGGAGCTGTTTTTACTGTTTCACTCAAATTAGGAAAGAAACATTTATTAGAGGATGAAGTTATTAAGAATTTCAAAATGAGCGACGATGTAAGTCAATACGCTACTCAAATTCGTGTCTCTGATATTGAAATAGACAACAACCCCGAAGACTTACTACTAGAAAAGAAAAAATATACTATACTCGTTGCTGAGGATAATACCGTACTTAGGTCATTCATTAAAGAAATACTTAAACCAAAATACAATGTTATCCTTGCAGAAAATGGTAAAGAGGCCTTAGAGAAAGCCATTGAGTTTTCACCAGATTTAGTGATAAGCGATGTTATTATGCCAGAGATGGTAGGTACCGAGTTATGTTCAAAAATAAAAACCACTTTAGCTACAAGTCATATACCAGTAATCCTTCTTACATCACGTACTTCTTTGGTTTACAAATTTGAAGGTTTGGAAAGTGGTGCAGATGATTATATTAGTAAACCGTTCAACTTAAAAGAGTTTAGTCTCAAAATACAAAACTTGTTAGAGTTTAAGTCCAGATTAAAAGACAAGTTTTCTTCAGATAGTAATTTAGAAACTTTAGATATTTCATTAACCTCACTCGATGAGCAACTTTTGGAAAAAGCGATAGAAGTAGTTAAAGCGAATATATCCAATCAAGATTTTAATATTACTCATTTTTCTGAAGAACTAGGGGTGAGCCGTTCTATGCTCTTCACAAAAGTAAAAGCCTGGACAAACTCTACTCCCAATGATTTTGTCAGAGAAATTAGATTAAACCATGCGGCGAAATTACTTGAATTGAGCAAATTTAACGTATCTGAAGTTGCTTATGAAGTAGGCTTTAAAAGACCCAAATATTTTAGCCAATGTTTTCAGAAAAAATATGGTATTACACCATCCGAATATACCTCTAAAATCGTAAGTGAAAATTAA